From Demequina capsici, one genomic window encodes:
- a CDS encoding NAD(P)/FAD-dependent oxidoreductase produces the protein MSTAAVSTATVIGGGPAGLFAAQTLASAGVTVTVHERMPSPGRKFLLAGHGGLNITHSEDRTPFLRRYGASAARIAPMLDRFGPDDLRAWCEDLGEPTFVGTSGRVFPQAFRATPLFRAWLAHLTDLGVSVERRSTWSGWEADGRALITDAAGQTRAITSDVTVFALGGASWPHLGADGAWVEPFRERGVEVTALRAANVGLRVEWSDVFAERFAGKPLKNVSLAVRGCEVPPQRGDAMLTRSGLEGGPVYASGAAIRAALDLAADGGGACVLEVDLRPDVDEAQLAQRLERRRPKDSASSWLRRAVGLDPAAIGLLREAGAGALPGGPAEMAALIKAVPVTIADTMPIDRAISTAGGIAWSEVDEHLMLRRMPGTFVAGEMLDWEAPTGGYLLQASFSMGATAADGALAWLGRDA, from the coding sequence ATGAGCACCGCGGCCGTGAGCACGGCGACCGTCATCGGCGGCGGCCCTGCGGGACTCTTCGCTGCCCAGACCCTGGCGTCCGCAGGCGTGACCGTCACCGTGCACGAGCGCATGCCGTCGCCCGGCCGCAAGTTCCTGCTGGCGGGGCACGGCGGGCTGAACATCACGCATTCGGAGGACCGCACGCCGTTCCTTCGCCGCTATGGCGCCTCAGCGGCAAGGATCGCGCCAATGCTCGACCGGTTCGGTCCGGACGACCTGCGCGCCTGGTGCGAGGACTTGGGGGAGCCGACGTTCGTGGGCACCAGCGGACGCGTCTTCCCGCAGGCGTTCCGAGCGACTCCCCTCTTCCGCGCCTGGCTGGCGCACCTGACGGACCTGGGCGTGAGCGTCGAACGGCGCTCCACGTGGAGCGGGTGGGAGGCGGACGGCAGAGCGCTGATCACGGATGCCGCCGGGCAGACCCGGGCGATCACGAGCGACGTCACGGTGTTCGCGCTCGGCGGTGCCTCGTGGCCGCACCTGGGTGCGGACGGAGCGTGGGTGGAGCCGTTCCGGGAGCGAGGCGTCGAGGTGACGGCGCTCAGGGCCGCGAACGTGGGGCTCCGGGTGGAATGGTCCGACGTGTTCGCCGAGCGGTTCGCCGGGAAGCCGCTCAAGAACGTGTCGCTCGCGGTGCGCGGCTGCGAAGTTCCGCCTCAGCGCGGCGACGCGATGCTCACCCGCTCGGGGCTCGAGGGCGGACCCGTCTACGCCAGCGGAGCGGCGATCCGCGCGGCGCTCGACCTCGCTGCGGACGGTGGCGGCGCCTGCGTGCTGGAGGTGGACCTGCGACCCGACGTCGACGAGGCCCAGCTGGCGCAGCGCCTCGAGCGGCGGCGACCCAAGGACTCGGCATCGTCGTGGCTGCGGCGCGCGGTGGGGCTCGACCCCGCGGCGATCGGCCTGTTGCGGGAGGCGGGTGCGGGCGCGTTGCCCGGAGGGCCCGCCGAGATGGCCGCACTCATCAAGGCCGTGCCCGTGACGATCGCGGACACCATGCCCATCGACCGCGCGATCTCCACAGCGGGCGGCATCGCATGGTCCGAGGTGGACGAGCACCTCATGCTGCGCCGCATGCCCGGCACATTCGTGGCCGGCGAGATGCTCGACTGGGAGGCTCCCACGGGCGGCTACCTGCTGCAGGCGTCGTTCAGCATGGGAGCGACGGCGGCAGACGGCGCGCTGGCCTGGCTTGGACGGGACGCGTAG
- a CDS encoding ABC transporter ATP-binding protein, producing the protein MNADSAVKIEGLHKSFGRVHALRGLDLDAPTGQVTGFLGPNGAGKTTTLRVLLGLLRSDAGTVTMLGGDPWTDAVRLHRHVAYVPGDVNLWPNLTGGETIDILCRLSGPLEPDRKKAMLERFDLDPTKKARAYSKGNRQKVALVAALASRAPLLLLDEPTSGLDPIMEAAFQESIREVKAEGRSVLLSSHIFTEVEKLADRVVIIRDGATVESGTLAELRHLTRTQVSTVLDGGASPLATLPGVHDLTTVDGRTSFSVDDDSLADVLAAVALLRPQSLVANPPSLEDLFLRHYGDELAAVGNGGTR; encoded by the coding sequence ATGAACGCTGACAGCGCCGTCAAGATCGAGGGCCTCCACAAGAGCTTCGGACGCGTCCATGCGCTGCGGGGCCTCGACCTCGACGCCCCCACCGGCCAGGTCACCGGTTTCCTGGGCCCCAACGGCGCCGGCAAGACCACGACGCTTCGGGTCCTGCTGGGCCTGCTCCGGTCGGACGCCGGCACCGTCACGATGCTCGGCGGCGATCCCTGGACGGATGCGGTGCGGCTGCACCGCCACGTCGCGTACGTGCCCGGTGACGTCAACCTGTGGCCCAACCTCACCGGCGGCGAGACGATCGACATCCTCTGCCGACTCTCAGGCCCGCTCGAGCCCGACCGCAAGAAGGCCATGCTGGAGCGTTTCGACCTTGACCCGACCAAGAAGGCGCGCGCCTACTCCAAGGGCAACCGCCAGAAGGTCGCGCTCGTCGCGGCGCTCGCCTCCCGCGCACCGCTGCTGCTGCTCGACGAACCGACGAGCGGACTCGACCCCATCATGGAGGCCGCGTTCCAGGAGTCGATCCGCGAGGTCAAGGCGGAGGGCCGGTCGGTCCTGCTGTCCAGCCACATCTTCACCGAGGTGGAGAAGCTGGCCGACCGGGTGGTCATCATCCGCGACGGTGCCACGGTGGAGTCGGGGACGCTGGCCGAGCTGCGGCACCTCACCCGCACCCAGGTCAGCACCGTGCTCGACGGCGGCGCGAGCCCGCTGGCCACGCTGCCCGGCGTGCACGACCTCACGACAGTGGACGGCCGCACGTCGTTCTCCGTGGACGACGACTCGCTCGCCGACGTGCTCGCTGCGGTGGCGTTGCTGCGTCCGCAGTCGCTGGTGGCGAACCCGCCGTCGCTCGAGGACCTCTTCCTGCGGCACTACGGCGACGAGCTCGCGGCTGTGGGCAACGGAGGCACGCGATGA
- a CDS encoding TetR/AcrR family transcriptional regulator produces MRIADPEGGRPDTDLTARARIRDAAVACFAQDGFDASVRTIAQRAGVSPGLITHHFGSKAALRTECDTEVLRRYTQVKHDAMDSPTTSFTHILSAPGATADVTVYMLRAVQAGGQPARDFIEMLIDTAREVMAYSVQTGMVRPSRDEEARLRYLTYQTLGAMLVQFITSPGTTPEEFIASIQAGGRDQILPTLELFTDGLLTDSTLLDQYLAYTQEHEEGTTNER; encoded by the coding sequence ATGCGTATAGCCGACCCCGAGGGCGGGCGACCCGACACGGACCTCACCGCCCGCGCGCGCATCCGCGACGCCGCCGTCGCGTGCTTCGCGCAGGACGGCTTCGACGCGTCCGTCCGCACCATCGCGCAACGCGCCGGCGTCTCACCCGGCCTCATCACCCACCACTTCGGCTCCAAGGCCGCGCTGCGCACGGAGTGCGACACCGAGGTGCTGCGCCGCTACACCCAGGTGAAGCACGACGCGATGGACAGCCCCACGACCAGCTTCACGCACATCCTCTCCGCGCCTGGAGCCACCGCCGACGTGACGGTGTACATGCTGCGCGCCGTCCAGGCCGGCGGTCAGCCGGCCCGCGACTTCATCGAGATGCTGATCGACACTGCACGCGAGGTGATGGCGTACAGCGTGCAGACGGGCATGGTCCGCCCGTCGCGCGACGAGGAGGCACGCCTGCGCTACCTCACCTACCAGACCCTCGGCGCGATGCTCGTGCAGTTCATCACCTCCCCCGGCACCACGCCCGAGGAGTTCATCGCGTCGATCCAGGCCGGGGGCCGGGACCAGATCCTGCCCACGCTCGAGCTCTTCACCGACGGGCTGCTCACCGACAGCACCCTGCTGGACCAGTACCTCGCCTACACCCAGGAACACGAAGAAGGAACCACCAATGAACGCTGA
- a CDS encoding ABC transporter permease, translated as MSTRIDPTTRSGPPRATAAATAHRPPADGLAGLRTSIAFMVRRNRVRLLVWFVVIVGLFAYVGDYYRSIFTTQQALDDFAKISDNPGIRALTGLAAAPNTLGGAVWTKIWMTCALSLALGIVFLVTRNGRADEELGRAELLRSRMLGNHASAVATWTVLAVLSVAIGLFVAVSSILLGLDPDGAGTTGSWVVGASLTGVGLVSVGVGALAGQLASTSRGANSLGAIVVIGFYVLRMIGDLGGGALTWASPFGWGQAMAPWGANRWWPLGLMLLLAAALLGSAWLIEERRDHGAGLLPDRAGRGGAPRRYASPVGLALRLQRGPLIGWSAAVVLSALLFGSVVDQMNSLLSDSGADISALLQGTGIDALLGMLCGLIALLAAVFAVQSATQLRADEASGIIEPQLAGAVSRTRWALQRLAIPLVGAALLLLVGGWLMGAGYGSTIGDSSQGVRLAGATVAYLPAVLVIVGIAVMLFGYLPRLAVALSWALVGALWMVMIIGDALHLPAWALNLMPFSATPALPAEPMTWTPLVVMTMVGVGLVWAGLARFVRRDIQVG; from the coding sequence ATGAGCACGCGCATCGACCCGACCACCCGGTCGGGGCCGCCACGCGCGACCGCCGCCGCGACCGCGCATCGGCCCCCTGCCGACGGCCTGGCCGGGCTCCGCACCAGCATCGCCTTCATGGTGCGGCGCAACCGGGTGCGGCTGCTGGTGTGGTTCGTGGTCATCGTCGGCCTGTTCGCGTACGTCGGCGACTACTACCGGTCGATCTTCACCACCCAGCAGGCGCTCGACGACTTCGCGAAGATCTCCGACAACCCTGGTATCAGGGCCCTCACGGGGCTCGCGGCCGCCCCGAACACGCTGGGCGGTGCCGTCTGGACCAAGATCTGGATGACGTGCGCCCTCTCGCTCGCGCTCGGCATCGTGTTCCTGGTCACCAGGAACGGGCGGGCCGACGAGGAGCTGGGCCGTGCCGAGCTGCTCCGCTCCCGCATGCTCGGCAACCACGCGTCGGCCGTCGCGACATGGACGGTGCTCGCCGTGCTGTCGGTCGCGATCGGACTGTTCGTGGCGGTGTCGTCGATCCTCCTGGGGCTCGACCCCGACGGCGCGGGCACGACGGGCTCGTGGGTGGTCGGGGCCTCCCTCACCGGGGTGGGGCTCGTGTCCGTCGGCGTCGGCGCGCTCGCCGGCCAGCTGGCCTCCACCTCCCGCGGCGCGAACTCGCTCGGCGCGATCGTCGTGATCGGGTTCTACGTGCTGCGCATGATCGGCGACCTGGGGGGCGGCGCGCTCACGTGGGCGTCGCCGTTCGGCTGGGGCCAGGCGATGGCACCGTGGGGCGCGAACCGCTGGTGGCCGCTGGGGCTGATGCTGCTGCTCGCCGCCGCGCTGCTCGGGTCAGCGTGGCTGATCGAGGAGCGCCGTGACCACGGCGCGGGCCTGCTGCCGGACCGTGCGGGCCGCGGGGGCGCTCCGAGACGCTACGCCTCGCCGGTGGGCCTGGCCCTGCGGCTGCAACGGGGGCCGCTCATCGGTTGGAGCGCCGCAGTGGTGCTGAGCGCGCTGCTGTTCGGTTCCGTCGTGGATCAGATGAACTCCCTGCTGAGCGATTCCGGCGCGGACATCTCCGCGCTCCTGCAGGGCACGGGCATCGATGCGCTGCTGGGCATGCTGTGCGGCCTGATCGCGCTCCTGGCAGCGGTGTTCGCCGTGCAGTCGGCGACGCAGCTGCGAGCGGACGAGGCGAGCGGCATCATCGAGCCGCAGCTCGCCGGCGCGGTCTCGCGCACCAGGTGGGCGCTGCAGCGGCTCGCGATCCCGCTCGTGGGCGCGGCGCTGCTGCTCCTCGTGGGCGGCTGGCTCATGGGAGCCGGGTACGGCTCGACGATCGGCGACTCCTCGCAGGGCGTGCGCCTGGCGGGGGCCACCGTGGCGTACCTGCCGGCGGTGCTGGTGATCGTGGGGATCGCGGTGATGCTCTTCGGCTACCTGCCGCGGCTCGCGGTCGCCCTGTCGTGGGCGCTCGTGGGCGCCCTGTGGATGGTCATGATCATCGGCGACGCGTTGCACCTTCCGGCCTGGGCCCTGAACCTCATGCCGTTCTCCGCCACGCCTGCGCTTCCGGCGGAGCCCATGACGTGGACGCCGCTGGTGGTCATGACGATGGTCGGCGTGGGGCTCGTCTGGGCAGGGCTGGCACGGTTCGTCAGGCGCGACATCCAGGTGGGGTGA
- a CDS encoding alpha-N-arabinofuranosidase, with product MAVLIDPTRTIARINPALHGQFIEFLGECIDGGIWVGPDSEIPHTAGIRQGVLDALKELEPPVLRWPGGCYADTYHWRDGIGPREQRPTTFNENFGTYELDDHAFGTDEYLALCEAIGAQPWINVNMMTGTPAEAREWMEYCNRSGGTDLAALRAANGHEAPYGVRLWGIGNEPWGGGGTMTPSSYVDAYRAFASSMPRFTGSVFETPATYPIASGPDGNKPQERVTWTRDFFRALTAYRQPPIAGYDLHFYNWNIDHEDDTPTAFDQAGWDRVIAGCLELEDVIVEQWGLIEEGLDAVPMPESSLDTRLERIDLVVGEWGNWHRDAFFVRPALRQQVTMRDAITTALTLDILQRHADKISIACNAQTVNVLNSLILTDGDATVLTPNYDVFMMYKAHRGATALAVEPVDAASGVHAFASVADDGTVLVNLTNPSMTDPADVTLEFAAPVRIARRETLAAPTPTLHNTVGSPDAVRRVVEALDGDAATTHVVHLPAGSVTVLHAMPARSL from the coding sequence GTGGCCGTACTGATCGATCCCACCCGCACGATCGCGCGGATCAACCCCGCCTTGCACGGGCAGTTCATCGAGTTCCTCGGCGAGTGCATCGACGGCGGCATCTGGGTGGGCCCGGACTCGGAGATCCCGCACACCGCTGGCATCCGCCAAGGCGTCCTGGACGCACTGAAGGAGCTCGAGCCGCCCGTGCTGCGATGGCCCGGCGGCTGCTACGCAGACACCTACCACTGGCGTGACGGCATCGGCCCACGCGAGCAGCGCCCCACCACGTTCAACGAGAACTTCGGCACCTACGAGCTCGACGACCACGCCTTCGGCACCGACGAGTACCTGGCGCTGTGCGAGGCGATCGGTGCGCAGCCCTGGATCAACGTCAACATGATGACCGGCACCCCCGCCGAGGCACGCGAGTGGATGGAGTACTGCAACCGCAGCGGCGGCACCGACCTGGCCGCCCTGCGCGCCGCGAACGGCCACGAGGCGCCGTACGGGGTCCGCCTGTGGGGCATCGGCAACGAGCCGTGGGGCGGCGGAGGCACCATGACGCCCTCCAGCTACGTCGACGCGTATCGCGCGTTCGCGTCGTCCATGCCGCGCTTCACGGGATCGGTGTTCGAGACGCCCGCGACCTACCCCATCGCGAGCGGCCCCGACGGCAACAAGCCCCAGGAGCGCGTCACCTGGACACGCGACTTCTTCCGGGCCCTCACCGCCTACCGCCAGCCGCCCATCGCCGGCTACGACCTGCACTTCTACAACTGGAACATCGACCACGAGGACGACACGCCCACCGCCTTCGACCAGGCGGGATGGGATCGCGTCATCGCCGGCTGCCTCGAGCTCGAGGACGTGATCGTCGAGCAGTGGGGGCTCATCGAGGAGGGCCTCGACGCCGTCCCGATGCCCGAGTCCAGCCTGGACACCCGGCTGGAGCGCATCGACCTGGTGGTGGGCGAGTGGGGCAACTGGCATCGCGACGCGTTCTTCGTCCGCCCCGCACTGCGCCAGCAGGTGACGATGCGCGACGCGATCACCACCGCTCTCACGCTCGACATCCTGCAGCGCCACGCGGACAAGATCTCGATCGCGTGCAACGCCCAGACCGTGAACGTCCTCAACTCGCTGATCCTCACCGACGGCGACGCCACCGTCCTCACCCCCAACTACGACGTGTTCATGATGTACAAGGCGCATCGCGGGGCGACTGCGCTGGCCGTCGAGCCGGTCGATGCCGCCAGCGGCGTCCACGCGTTCGCGTCGGTCGCCGACGACGGAACCGTGCTGGTCAACCTCACCAACCCGTCCATGACGGACCCCGCAGACGTCACCCTGGAGTTCGCCGCACCCGTGCGCATCGCCCGGCGGGAGACGCTCGCCGCCCCGACGCCCACGCTCCACAACACGGTCGGCTCACCCGACGCCGTGCGACGCGTGGTCGAGGCTCTCGACGGGGACGCGGCGACCACCCACGTGGTCCACCTGCCTGCAGGCTCGGTCACCGTGCTGCACGCAATGCCGGCACGTTCCCTTTGA
- a CDS encoding sulfite exporter TauE/SafE family protein, producing the protein MLPELSAAAWVLLVAAAAVVGVSKTALPGASTLSVAAFAAVLPARQSTGALLALLVVGDVFALWSYHRHADWKALVRLAPAVLAGVLLGVGFLALADDSEVRRVIGVTLLVLIAFTLWRRRRASEGPPPGGRVLYGTLGGFTTMVANAGGPVMSMYFLAARFPVKTFLGTAAWFFATVNIVKLPFSISLGLLTPAGALLDLVLVPAVLVGALAGRRLADRFDQAAFERVVVVLTVVGAVYLLL; encoded by the coding sequence ATGCTTCCCGAGCTGTCAGCGGCGGCGTGGGTGCTGCTTGTCGCGGCGGCAGCGGTCGTCGGCGTCTCGAAGACCGCGCTGCCCGGTGCGAGCACCCTGTCGGTCGCCGCGTTCGCGGCGGTGCTGCCGGCGCGTCAGTCGACCGGAGCCCTGCTGGCGCTCCTCGTCGTGGGCGACGTCTTCGCGCTGTGGTCGTACCACCGTCATGCCGACTGGAAGGCGCTGGTGCGTCTGGCTCCCGCAGTGCTCGCGGGCGTGCTGCTGGGCGTGGGGTTCCTGGCGCTCGCGGACGACTCGGAGGTGCGGCGGGTGATCGGCGTGACGCTGCTGGTCCTCATCGCGTTCACGCTCTGGCGGCGCCGGCGCGCGTCGGAGGGGCCACCGCCTGGGGGCCGGGTCCTCTACGGCACCCTGGGCGGCTTCACCACGATGGTCGCGAACGCCGGTGGTCCGGTCATGTCGATGTACTTCCTTGCGGCGCGCTTCCCCGTGAAGACCTTCCTGGGGACGGCCGCCTGGTTCTTCGCGACCGTCAACATCGTGAAGCTGCCGTTCTCGATCTCGCTCGGACTGCTCACCCCGGCCGGCGCGCTCCTGGACCTGGTGCTGGTCCCCGCGGTGCTCGTCGGCGCGCTCGCGGGCAGGAGGCTCGCGGACCGGTTCGACCAGGCGGCGTTCGAGCGCGTGGTCGTCGTGCTCACGGTGGTGGGGGCCGTCTACCTGCTGCTGTGA
- a CDS encoding methyl-accepting chemotaxis protein, whose product MTTKATTRGRARRFPLAAQIFAAFGTVVLLLAATAALAVAEFSKQSADDQQIMQRIYLSDQKIAEVQEALDTMRMETLRMRSMDPAEIPSAWATQQQNMDAFSAKLNEFGALYLDYFGTEMAFDDADVAAWQSYQAGLDALYDPASTEAVIDSESQDALGATLSASVSNLTTVVAEQITAQVAKSKAETAKVQISLVLISVAAVAVAIGVGLWMARRITRGVTTVKASLDALAEGDLTREATVRSQDEIGDMASSLSKAQSALRETMAEVVTSAQTVAAAAEELSAANAQVAAGSQETSAQAGVVASAAEEVNRSVQAVASGAEQMGASIKEISHNANEAARVAAAATSVAEATNEQVAKLGVSSQEIGNVIKVITGIAEQTNLLALNATIEAARAGEAGKGFAVVASEVKDLAQETAKATEEVARRVAAIQGDTDGAVDAIGEISEIVKQISDFQMTIASAVEEQTATTNEMSRGVAEAADGSANIAGNISSVAQAASDSAQVLDQIGSSVNELAELSATLRAKVEYFTY is encoded by the coding sequence ATGACCACCAAGGCCACGACGCGCGGGCGCGCACGGCGCTTCCCCCTCGCCGCACAGATCTTCGCCGCCTTCGGCACCGTCGTGCTGCTGCTCGCCGCCACCGCGGCGCTCGCAGTGGCCGAGTTCAGCAAGCAGAGCGCCGACGACCAGCAGATCATGCAGCGCATCTACCTCTCCGATCAGAAGATCGCCGAGGTCCAGGAGGCGCTGGACACCATGCGGATGGAGACGCTCCGCATGCGCTCGATGGACCCGGCGGAGATCCCGTCAGCATGGGCCACGCAGCAGCAGAACATGGATGCGTTCTCCGCCAAGCTCAACGAGTTCGGCGCACTGTACCTGGACTACTTCGGCACCGAGATGGCGTTCGACGACGCCGACGTCGCCGCATGGCAGTCGTACCAGGCCGGACTCGACGCCCTCTACGACCCCGCCTCCACCGAGGCGGTCATCGACTCCGAGTCGCAGGACGCGCTGGGCGCGACGCTCAGCGCATCCGTCAGCAATCTCACCACGGTGGTGGCCGAGCAGATCACGGCGCAGGTGGCGAAGTCGAAGGCGGAGACCGCCAAGGTGCAGATCAGCCTGGTCCTCATCTCTGTGGCTGCGGTCGCCGTGGCCATCGGAGTGGGCCTCTGGATGGCTCGCCGCATCACTCGCGGCGTGACCACGGTGAAGGCGTCGCTCGACGCGCTGGCCGAGGGCGACCTGACGCGGGAGGCGACGGTCCGATCCCAGGACGAGATCGGCGACATGGCGTCGTCGCTGTCGAAGGCGCAGTCGGCGCTGCGGGAGACGATGGCGGAGGTCGTCACCTCTGCGCAGACGGTCGCCGCGGCTGCCGAGGAGCTCTCCGCCGCGAATGCGCAGGTGGCTGCGGGCTCTCAGGAGACGTCGGCGCAGGCGGGCGTGGTCGCGTCGGCGGCTGAGGAGGTCAACCGGTCGGTGCAGGCGGTGGCGTCCGGAGCGGAGCAGATGGGCGCGTCGATCAAGGAGATCTCGCACAACGCGAACGAGGCGGCGCGCGTGGCCGCCGCGGCCACCAGCGTCGCGGAGGCCACGAACGAGCAGGTCGCGAAGCTGGGTGTCTCGAGCCAGGAGATCGGCAACGTGATCAAGGTGATCACGGGCATCGCGGAGCAGACGAACCTGCTGGCGCTCAACGCCACGATCGAGGCCGCGCGGGCCGGTGAGGCGGGCAAGGGCTTCGCCGTCGTCGCGTCCGAGGTGAAGGATCTGGCGCAGGAGACGGCCAAGGCGACCGAGGAGGTCGCGCGTCGGGTCGCCGCGATCCAGGGCGATACCGACGGAGCGGTGGACGCGATCGGGGAGATCTCGGAGATCGTCAAGCAGATCTCGGACTTCCAGATGACGATCGCGTCGGCGGTCGAGGAGCAGACCGCGACCACCAACGAGATGAGCCGCGGGGTGGCGGAGGCTGCCGATGGGTCGGCGAACATCGCCGGCAACATCTCCTCGGTGGCGCAGGCCGCATCGGATTCCGCCCAGGTGCTGGACCAGATCGGCTCCTCCGTGAACGAGCTCGCGGAGCTGTCCGCGACCCTGCGCGCGAAGGTGGAGTACTTCACGTACTGA
- a CDS encoding TetR/AcrR family transcriptional regulator, with protein MTPASTTVPINSRTRMPVDERRRQIAHKAAELVARYGSYGVSMQTVADAVGLTLPGLNHHVRGRDELLTLIIETFYDDFTDDATMAAQLRQSGARDADGLLSLPATLARMVDSNTTRPELVGLFIRLAVEAHDPSHPAHRYYADRHQRLLSVMRALPWRLPPRFQAPAAFDDLLRTAFCAMDGTEVQALTDPDETMADLWARVERTLFGGPEWAEAR; from the coding sequence ATGACTCCCGCGTCGACGACGGTGCCGATCAACTCCCGGACCCGCATGCCAGTCGACGAGCGACGTCGCCAGATCGCCCACAAGGCGGCCGAGCTGGTCGCCCGCTACGGCTCCTACGGAGTCTCGATGCAGACCGTCGCCGACGCCGTGGGCCTCACCCTGCCGGGGCTGAACCACCACGTGCGCGGCCGTGACGAGCTGCTGACCCTGATCATCGAGACCTTCTACGACGACTTCACGGACGACGCCACGATGGCCGCCCAGCTGCGACAGTCCGGCGCACGCGACGCCGACGGTCTGCTGAGCCTGCCGGCCACGCTCGCGCGCATGGTCGACAGCAACACGACGCGACCGGAGCTGGTCGGGCTGTTCATCCGCCTGGCCGTCGAGGCCCACGACCCCTCTCACCCGGCCCACCGGTACTACGCCGACCGGCATCAGCGCCTGCTGTCCGTGATGCGGGCGCTGCCGTGGCGCCTCCCGCCCCGCTTCCAGGCACCGGCCGCGTTCGACGACCTCCTGCGCACCGCGTTCTGCGCCATGGACGGCACCGAGGTGCAGGCCCTCACCGACCCCGACGAGACGATGGCCGACCTGTGGGCGCGCGTCGAGCGCACGCTCTTCGGCGGTCCCGAGTGGGCTGAGGCGCGCTGA
- a CDS encoding methyl-accepting chemotaxis protein, with amino-acid sequence MLTSVTSKSGRGLKRFPLSAQIFAAFGTVIVLLGVVAATAIVQLTRLGASDQHIMEEIYMSDASIAEVKQALFDVRMQGLRLRDLEGSDLVDGWATQQANYTAFTDKITAFQDTFTGYFGVAPEFTDQDLANWQAYQDAQAAMYDPTSTATPVDAATRTQLGDALVATVDGLTDQVATQVIAEIAANTHETTVIRIVLGVVSGLAVAVGIAMGFWLARRTKRGVTTVKRALDGLADGDLTVKADVTSNDELGDMASSLSKAQGALRETMAEVISSAQTVAAAAEELSASNAQVAAGSQETSAQAGVVASAADEVNRSVQAVASGTEQMGASIKEISHNANEAARIAASATEVAEATNEQVAKLGVSSQEIGNVIKVITGIAEQTNLLALNATIEAARAGEAGKGFAVVASEVKDLAQETAKATEEVARRVAAIQGDTDGAVDAIGQISEIVKQINDFQMTIASAVEEQTATTAEMSRGVAEAADGSANIAGNISSVAQASADAAQVLDQIGASVNELAELSATLRAKVEYFTY; translated from the coding sequence ATGCTCACCAGTGTCACCTCGAAGAGCGGTCGCGGCCTCAAGCGCTTCCCGCTCTCCGCTCAGATCTTCGCCGCCTTCGGCACCGTCATCGTGCTGCTCGGAGTCGTCGCCGCCACCGCCATCGTCCAGCTGACGAGGCTCGGCGCGAGCGACCAGCACATCATGGAGGAGATCTACATGTCCGACGCCTCCATCGCGGAGGTGAAGCAGGCGCTGTTCGACGTCCGGATGCAGGGTCTGCGTCTGCGCGACCTCGAGGGCAGCGACCTCGTGGACGGTTGGGCGACGCAGCAGGCGAACTACACGGCGTTCACCGACAAGATCACCGCCTTCCAGGACACGTTCACCGGCTACTTCGGCGTCGCGCCCGAGTTCACGGACCAGGACCTGGCGAACTGGCAGGCGTACCAGGACGCGCAGGCGGCGATGTACGACCCGACCTCCACCGCGACGCCTGTCGACGCGGCCACCCGCACCCAGCTGGGCGACGCGCTCGTCGCCACGGTTGACGGTCTGACCGATCAGGTGGCGACCCAGGTGATCGCGGAGATCGCCGCGAACACGCACGAGACGACCGTGATCAGGATCGTGCTCGGCGTGGTCTCCGGGCTCGCCGTGGCAGTCGGCATCGCGATGGGCTTCTGGCTCGCGCGCCGCACCAAGCGGGGGGTGACCACGGTCAAGCGTGCGCTCGACGGCCTGGCCGACGGCGACCTGACCGTGAAGGCCGACGTGACCTCGAACGACGAGCTCGGCGACATGGCGTCGTCGCTGTCGAAGGCGCAGGGTGCCTTGCGGGAGACGATGGCTGAGGTGATCTCGTCGGCGCAGACGGTGGCCGCTGCGGCGGAGGAGCTGTCGGCGTCGAACGCGCAGGTGGCTGCGGGCTCTCAGGAGACGTCGGCGCAGGCGGGCGTGGTCGCGTCGGCGGCCGATGAGGTGAACCGGTCGGTGCAGGCGGTGGCGTCGGGCACGGAGCAGATGGGTGCGTCGATCAAGGAGATCTCGCACAACGCGAACGAGGCTGCGCGGATCGCGGCGTCGGCCACGGAGGTTGCGGAGGCCACGAACGAGCAGGTCGCGAAGCTGGGTGTCTCGAGCCAGGAGATCGGCAACGTGATCAAGGTGATCACGGGCATCGCGGAGCAGACGAACCTGCTGGCGCTCAACGCCACGATCGAGGCCGCGCGGGCCGGTGAGGCGGGCAAGGGGTTCGCCGTCGTCGCGTCCGAGGTCAAGGATCTGGCGCAGGAGACGGCCAAGGCGACCGAGGAGGTCGCGCGTCGGGTCGCCGCGATCCAGGGCGACACCGACGGAGCGGTCGACGCGATCGGCCAGATCTCCGAGATCGTCAAGCAGATCAACGACTTCCAGATGACGATCGCGTCGGCGGTCGAGGAGCAGACGGCGACGACGGCTGAGATGTCTCGCGGTGTGGCGGAGGCTGCCGATGGGTCGGCGAACATCGCCGGCAACATCTCGTCCGTGGCGCAGGCCAGCGCAGACGCGGCTCAGGTGCTGGACCAGATCGGTGCGTCCGTGAACGAGCTCGCTGAGCTGTCCGCGACCCTGCGCGCGAAGGTGGAGTACTTCACGTACTGA